A single genomic interval of Longimicrobium sp. harbors:
- a CDS encoding DUF7689 domain-containing protein, whose product MDDWLRAKYPRLGNGHFQVTSPESRKYNCVAWAAGQDSRWWAPIEFSWWPEAAKIGWSVKALESVFQLMGYVVASDAELVPGLEKVAIFAADNEWTHVARQLESGYWTSKLGQGVDIEHELDGLSGSRYGDIVLIMSRPRSSEPSEPPSLRYLMGDAEAA is encoded by the coding sequence ATGGATGACTGGCTTCGCGCGAAGTATCCACGGCTCGGGAATGGTCACTTCCAAGTTACTAGCCCTGAGTCACGCAAATACAACTGCGTTGCTTGGGCCGCGGGACAGGATAGCCGGTGGTGGGCGCCGATCGAGTTTTCATGGTGGCCGGAAGCCGCCAAGATCGGCTGGTCGGTCAAGGCTCTCGAATCCGTTTTCCAACTGATGGGTTACGTCGTAGCGTCCGACGCGGAGTTGGTACCCGGCCTCGAGAAGGTGGCGATCTTTGCGGCGGACAACGAATGGACCCATGTCGCCCGCCAGCTGGAGTCCGGCTACTGGACCAGCAAACTAGGGCAGGGCGTCGATATCGAGCACGAATTGGATGGCTTATCGGGGAGCAGGTACGGCGACATTGTATTGATCATGAGCCGCCCGCGGTCGAGTGAGCCGTCCGAGCCTCCGTCGCTCAGGTATCTGATGGGCGACGCGGAGGCCGCTTGA